From the Deltaproteobacteria bacterium genome, the window GACTCCCGCAACGGGAAGACCCATGGCAAAGGCGAGGCCCTTGGCCGTACTGATCCCGATTCTCAACCCGGTGAATGAGCCTGGGCCCAGGGTTACCGAGAGTCCCTCCACTTCAGACAACGGCACCCCGGCATCCGTGAGGAGGCGGTCGATGCTGGTCATGAGCCTTTCCGCATGGGTGATGGGGAGGTTGAGGGAGTACTCACCCACTACCCTGTCGGAATCCACAAGACCCACACTGCCAAAAGGAGTGGATGTACTTATTCCGAGAACCTTCATAGGAAAGACCGGGGTTCTCCTGGCACCAGCCCGCTCTTGCAGCTGACAAGCCCTCGCGGCATATCCGGGCGGTTTCCGGATAGCCGGAGCACCTCGCCGGGATCCCATCCGGACCGCACATCTCGGTCACCAGCCAGAGGGCCGCACACCACCGGCAAGGGATCAGGGGAACCCGAGAAACATCTTGACCAGATCATTGTAGAACACGACAATCATCAGGATGATCAGAATCGTAAACCCTATCTTGTACGCCATCTCCTGGCTCTTCGGGCTGACAGGCCTGCCGATGACCGACTCGATCAGGAGAAAGCCGAGATGGCCCCCATCCAGTACCGGGATGGGAAGAACATTCAATATCGCCAGATTGAGGCTCAGAAAAGCTACAAACTGCAGAAGAGAGGCAAGACCCGAATGAGCTGCCTGGCCGGCGTACCGAACGATGGTAATCGGGCCTCCCAGGTGTCGAATCGAGAGCTTTCCTGACAGGAATTTGCCCAGGACGGAAAAGGTCAACCCAGTCAACCGCACGAGTTCACGACTGCCCTTGTCCAGAGCCGCAAGAAAGCCGTATCGCCTTTCTATCACCTCCATATCGGGGAAACCGGGCAGAAAGCTCACCCCCACCTTGCCCAGCTTGGTCTCGGGGTCGGCTACGGGTTTCACGGCCAGCACGAGCGTCTCTTTGCCCCGCCGGATCTCAAAGGAGAGCTCCTCGCCCGGGCTCTCTTCGATGAGTCTTCTCATGGCAGCGTAGTCCTGCCGGGAGATGCCGTTGATGGAGATGACAATATCACCCGGTCGCATGCCCGCGCGATCGGCCGGTCTTCCCTTTACAACTTCTTTGATCACCATCTTGGGAACGTCAGGCTGAAATCCGGCCATTCCAGCTCCGGTGTTTCGGTCGGCCCGTGGAACGAGCGTTGCGGACATAGCCCGCCCGTTGCGCTCGAAAGCCACCTCCAACTCCTCATTCGGGCTGGTGATCACCGCATTGATCAACGACTCCCAATCCTTGACAGGAACCCCGTTGATCGAAAGGACAAGGTCCCCCGGCGCAAACCCGGCCTCCTCTGCCGGTGAATCCGGTTCAACCCACCCGATGCGGGGCGGTGATGTGAAGTAGCCCGGCTGTGGGACCCCTATCATGAAAACCAGGGGCAGGAAAAGACCTGCGAGGAGGAAATTCATGACAGGCCCGGCCACCACCACACAGGCCCGACGAATAATCGATTGAGCGGTAAAGGAGCGGTGCACTTCTGTTTCAGGCACGTTCTCGTCCGGGGATTCCCCGAGAAGCTTTACATAACCCCCCAAAGGGATCAGAGCAATTTGATACTCCGTCTCTCCCCGTCTCCAGCCCACCACCTTCTTGCCGAAGCCGATCGAGAATCTCAGAACCCCGATCCCCAGCACCTTGGCAACAAGAAAGTGACCGAGTTCATGGATGAAAACCAGCACTCCCAGGACGATGATCCCGACAAAGAGGTTGTAACCGAACATTGTTTATATCCCTTCGTGCCAGCCGGATATCCTTAGTTTAGAAAAAAGCGCGATCTTCGAGTCCCGTCCCTCCCTTGCCAGGACGCCAGCCTGCCGGAACCGGGCCGCTCAAGCCATTCGTCGGGAGGAGATATCCCGGTGCCTCAGGCCAGAAACCCTGATACCACAGAGAGAGGCCGGGAGAAAGAAACTCCGCTGCTCCGTGAGTCTTGAAAAAAGCCGACGACTATCATCATACTCCTTTTTCGGCCTCTCGGCCAACCCGGCCCGCGTCCCTTTATCAAATCTTCTGGAGAGAAAAACAATCGATCAGCCCCTCTCTCTCAGCACTTCTTCTGCCCGTTGCCTGGCCCATTGGTCGGCCTTCAACACGTCCTCCAATGTCTGAACCTCCCGAACCTCGTGGGATTCCATGACCGACTCAACCAACTTCGGAATTCCTGTAAACTTCAGATCACCGTTGAGATAGGCACTCACGGCAAATTCGTTCGCAGCATTGAGGACGGCGGGCATAGTCTCTCCAACGGCCAGGGCCCGAATCGCGAGTTCCAGAGCCGGGAATCGAGCCCGATCCGGAGCAAGAAACCTGAGGCTCCCGATACGGGGCAGATCGAGGGAGGGCAGGCCCACTTCCAACCTATCAGGATAGGAAAGAGCATAGGCTATGGGGATACGCATATCGGCCACCCCCAGCTGGGCCAGAATCGATCCGTCAACATACTCCACCATGGAGTGAACCGCGCTCTCCGGGTGAATCAGGACATCGATCTTTTCCACAGGCAGATCGAAGAGCCAGTGAGCCTCCATGATTTCCAGCCCCTTGTTCATCAGGGTGGCTGAGTCGATGGTTACCTTTCTCCCCATCTTCCAGCGGGGATGCTTGAGGGCCTGCTCAGGGGTGACATCACAGAGTCTCTCGATGGGATAGTCGAGAAAGGGTCCTCCCGATGCGGTCAGTATGATACGGCGAACGTCCCCCTTTTGGTGACCCACCATGGATTGAAAAATGGCACAGTGCTCGCTGTCAATGGGAAGAATATCGACGCCCCTTCTCCTGGCTTCGCCCATCACGACCTTCCCACCCATTACCAGGGTCTCCTTGTTGGCCAGGGCAACCGTCTTTCCGGCACTTACGGCCGACAGCGTGGGCACAAGGCCCACGGCTCCGACAAGAGCCGAGACCACCAGATCCGCTTCTTCAAGAGTCGCGACCCGGATCAGCCCCTCAGGGCCGTAAACGATCTCAGGGGGATCATCGAGATCGGCGGAGAGTCGATCGGCAAGCCTCTCGGTCATAACCGACACAAGGCGGGGCTTAAACCGATGAATCTGCTCTTTCAGCAGCTCGATATTCCTGCCTGCACCGAGGCCGAGCACCTGGAATCTATGGCTGAACTTCTCGGCGATACTAAGTGTCTGAATGCCGATGGAC encodes:
- the rseP gene encoding RIP metalloprotease RseP, which codes for MFGYNLFVGIIVLGVLVFIHELGHFLVAKVLGIGVLRFSIGFGKKVVGWRRGETEYQIALIPLGGYVKLLGESPDENVPETEVHRSFTAQSIIRRACVVVAGPVMNFLLAGLFLPLVFMIGVPQPGYFTSPPRIGWVEPDSPAEEAGFAPGDLVLSINGVPVKDWESLINAVITSPNEELEVAFERNGRAMSATLVPRADRNTGAGMAGFQPDVPKMVIKEVVKGRPADRAGMRPGDIVISINGISRQDYAAMRRLIEESPGEELSFEIRRGKETLVLAVKPVADPETKLGKVGVSFLPGFPDMEVIERRYGFLAALDKGSRELVRLTGLTFSVLGKFLSGKLSIRHLGGPITIVRYAGQAAHSGLASLLQFVAFLSLNLAILNVLPIPVLDGGHLGFLLIESVIGRPVSPKSQEMAYKIGFTILIILMIVVFYNDLVKMFLGFP
- a CDS encoding 1-deoxy-D-xylulose-5-phosphate reductoisomerase, with product MKRLSILGSTGSIGIQTLSIAEKFSHRFQVLGLGAGRNIELLKEQIHRFKPRLVSVMTERLADRLSADLDDPPEIVYGPEGLIRVATLEEADLVVSALVGAVGLVPTLSAVSAGKTVALANKETLVMGGKVVMGEARRRGVDILPIDSEHCAIFQSMVGHQKGDVRRIILTASGGPFLDYPIERLCDVTPEQALKHPRWKMGRKVTIDSATLMNKGLEIMEAHWLFDLPVEKIDVLIHPESAVHSMVEYVDGSILAQLGVADMRIPIAYALSYPDRLEVGLPSLDLPRIGSLRFLAPDRARFPALELAIRALAVGETMPAVLNAANEFAVSAYLNGDLKFTGIPKLVESVMESHEVREVQTLEDVLKADQWARQRAEEVLRERG